One segment of Nostoc piscinale CENA21 DNA contains the following:
- a CDS encoding Ig-like domain-containing protein, translated as MSIQFNGSYSENFDSLASSGSSSVLPSGWALLETGTSANVNGQYTAGTGSNNAGDIYSFGATGSSERAFGTLRSGTLNPSIGASFTNTTGSTITTLNLSYRGEQWRLGAANRGADRLDFQYSLDATSLNTGAWVDVDNLDFNSPVTTGTVGALDGNTNSNQITASITGLNIPNGATFWFRWLDFDVANADDGLAIDNFSLSTGVTPPAVPTVAIAATDATAAEAASDPGTFRIIRTGDTTNALTINYTVAGGADQTDYTPNLTGSVTIPGGQSFVDITITPVDDSLVEGNETVTLTLVDTADYDLGAIATATVTIADNDVAPGAVRIHDIQGTAHISPLNGQGVVNVAGIVTAIASNGFYIQDPTPDNNDATSEGIFIFTGTTSAILSARTVGEAVLVSGTVSEFRPANNSNNLTITQIGNNNSVQSLSVSAWTDAPTTTITPTILGNGGRAIPTQVINDDFATSGNVETGGDFDPVNEGIDFYESLEGMLVQVDNPVTTSPSANFGTSEEIWVLADNGVNATSRTERGGSLITATDSNPERIQIDDLINGSVTLPSVNVGAQLSTITGIVNYDFNNYEVLVPSAPTVVQPSTLQREVTNLTGNADQLTVATFNVENLDPGDGETQFNNLANRIVNNLRSPDIISLEEIQDNNGATNDSVVDASVTFQTLIDAIAQAGGPTYQYRQINPVDDTNGGEPGGNIRVGFLFNPNRVSFVDRPGGGSTTNISVTNVDGTPTLSTSPGLIDPTNPAFNSSRKPLVGEFVFNGQSVYLIGNHFNSKGGDQPLFGPSQPPVLSSEAQRQQQATIVRDFVQEILAIDPNANVVVLGDLNDFEFSNPLTTLESAGLTSLIETLPANERYTYNFQGNAQVLDHILASQNLVNNLDGYDVVHINSEFFDQDSDHDPVIARFNLPPANQAPTAVTFNNAIASINENTNTTNRIKVADIAITDDGRGTNNLSLTGADASFFEIDNSVLYLRANTNLDFETRSNYSVTVAVDDPTVGATPDATTNFSLAVNNVNETPTARNDSATTTDIQPVIINVLANDSDPDSNPLTINSFTNPTTGNLVRNNDNTFTYTPQIGFTGADSFTYTVSDGNLTSTATVNLTVTLGSNQINGTNGSDVLLGTSRIDVIRGLGGNDIISGLGNNDVIYSGDGNDIIDGGAGNDSLYGEKGSDIVYGGDGNDTLNGGAGDDMLLGDAGNDTLIGGLGRDILAGGNGRDSFYLNNGAGNADIITDFVSGVDSLVISQSEFGLNQAIGTLEPSLFRLGTSATTASDRFIYDRSSGKLFFDQDGIGSVAKVQIAQLSNRPTLSNTDFTVIA; from the coding sequence ATGTCAATTCAATTTAATGGCTCTTATTCTGAGAACTTTGATAGTTTGGCATCTTCTGGTAGCAGTAGTGTACTTCCTTCTGGTTGGGCATTGTTGGAAACTGGAACCAGTGCAAATGTAAACGGACAGTACACGGCTGGTACTGGCTCTAATAACGCAGGCGATATATATAGTTTCGGCGCAACAGGTTCTAGTGAGAGAGCTTTTGGAACTCTACGCTCAGGTACTCTCAACCCCTCAATCGGCGCAAGCTTTACGAATACAACAGGTAGCACAATTACAACGTTGAATTTGTCCTATAGAGGTGAACAATGGCGTTTGGGTGCAGCCAACAGAGGAGCTGATCGCTTAGATTTTCAGTACAGTCTGGATGCAACGTCTTTAAATACAGGAGCTTGGGTAGATGTTGATAATTTAGATTTCAATTCTCCCGTAACTACCGGAACTGTAGGGGCGCTGGATGGAAATACTAATAGCAACCAAATCACAGCAAGTATTACAGGGCTAAATATCCCCAATGGTGCAACTTTTTGGTTTCGTTGGTTAGATTTTGATGTTGCTAACGCAGATGATGGCTTGGCGATTGACAATTTTTCCCTTTCTACTGGAGTCACACCGCCTGCGGTTCCCACAGTAGCGATCGCAGCTACCGATGCAACCGCCGCCGAAGCAGCAAGCGACCCCGGAACTTTCCGCATCATCCGCACAGGCGATACAACCAATGCGCTGACTATTAACTACACTGTTGCTGGTGGTGCAGATCAGACAGACTACACACCAAACCTGACGGGTAGTGTGACAATACCTGGTGGACAGTCCTTTGTGGATATCACAATTACACCCGTGGATGATTCGCTGGTGGAAGGGAATGAAACTGTTACGTTGACGCTGGTGGATACTGCTGATTACGATTTAGGCGCAATCGCCACAGCTACAGTCACAATTGCTGATAATGATGTTGCGCCTGGGGCAGTTCGTATTCATGATATTCAAGGCACAGCACATATTTCACCCCTCAATGGACAGGGTGTAGTAAATGTCGCCGGGATTGTTACAGCGATCGCTTCTAACGGCTTCTACATCCAAGATCCTACTCCTGATAACAATGATGCAACCTCCGAAGGGATTTTCATCTTCACAGGTACTACTTCTGCTATCCTCAGCGCCCGCACCGTTGGAGAAGCAGTATTAGTTAGTGGTACAGTATCGGAGTTTCGCCCAGCTAACAACTCCAACAACCTCACCATCACACAAATCGGCAACAACAACAGTGTGCAGAGTTTGAGTGTGAGTGCTTGGACAGATGCACCGACTACAACTATTACCCCAACAATACTGGGCAATGGCGGACGGGCAATTCCCACCCAGGTGATCAATGATGACTTTGCTACTAGCGGTAACGTAGAAACAGGTGGAGATTTCGATCCAGTAAATGAAGGTATCGATTTTTACGAAAGTCTAGAAGGGATGTTAGTTCAGGTTGACAATCCTGTGACGACATCTCCAAGTGCCAACTTTGGTACTTCTGAGGAAATCTGGGTGCTGGCTGACAATGGAGTTAATGCCACAAGCCGGACTGAGCGAGGCGGTAGCTTGATCACAGCTACCGACAGTAACCCAGAACGGATTCAAATTGATGATTTAATCAATGGCTCAGTGACATTGCCAAGTGTAAATGTCGGAGCTCAACTCAGTACAATTACAGGTATTGTTAACTACGATTTTAACAATTATGAAGTCCTGGTTCCATCTGCGCCTACGGTAGTACAGCCATCAACTCTGCAAAGAGAAGTTACAAACTTAACAGGTAATGCTGATCAATTGACAGTTGCTACTTTCAACGTGGAAAACCTCGATCCGGGTGATGGTGAAACCCAGTTTAATAACTTGGCTAACCGAATTGTGAATAACTTGCGATCGCCTGACATTATTTCTCTAGAAGAAATTCAGGATAATAACGGGGCGACGAATGACAGTGTAGTTGATGCCAGTGTAACTTTTCAGACATTGATAGATGCGATCGCCCAAGCTGGCGGCCCGACATATCAATATCGTCAGATTAACCCAGTGGATGATACCAACGGTGGTGAACCAGGCGGTAATATTCGCGTCGGCTTCTTGTTTAACCCCAATCGCGTCAGCTTTGTAGACCGTCCTGGTGGTGGTTCCACTACGAATATTTCCGTCACTAATGTTGATGGTACTCCCACCCTTTCTACTAGTCCTGGGTTAATTGACCCGACAAACCCCGCTTTCAACAGCAGCCGTAAACCCTTAGTTGGTGAGTTTGTTTTTAACGGTCAAAGTGTTTATCTCATTGGCAATCACTTTAACTCCAAAGGTGGCGACCAACCTTTATTCGGCCCAAGTCAACCGCCAGTTCTCAGTAGTGAAGCGCAACGCCAGCAACAAGCCACAATTGTGAGAGACTTTGTGCAAGAGATTTTGGCAATTGACCCGAATGCGAATGTGGTAGTGCTAGGTGATTTGAATGATTTTGAGTTTTCTAATCCTCTCACCACATTAGAAAGTGCAGGGCTAACTTCTTTAATTGAAACGCTACCAGCAAACGAGCGTTACACCTATAATTTTCAGGGTAACGCCCAGGTACTTGACCACATTTTGGCAAGTCAGAACTTGGTCAATAATTTAGATGGTTATGATGTGGTTCACATCAACTCAGAGTTTTTTGATCAAGATAGCGACCATGATCCTGTGATTGCCAGGTTCAATTTACCACCAGCCAACCAAGCACCAACGGCGGTGACATTTAATAATGCGATCGCCAGCATCAACGAAAATACTAATACCACCAACCGCATCAAAGTTGCAGACATCGCCATTACCGATGATGGACGAGGCACAAATAACCTGAGTTTAACTGGTGCAGATGCTAGTTTCTTTGAAATCGACAATTCTGTACTGTATCTGCGGGCTAACACTAACTTAGATTTTGAAACCCGTTCTAACTACAGTGTGACAGTTGCCGTAGATGATCCGACAGTTGGTGCTACTCCCGATGCTACTACTAATTTCTCCTTAGCTGTCAATAATGTCAACGAAACACCAACCGCTAGGAATGACAGCGCCACAACTACGGATATTCAACCAGTAATTATTAATGTTCTCGCCAATGATAGCGACCCAGATAGTAATCCGTTGACTATCAACAGCTTTACCAATCCGACAACGGGTAATTTGGTCAGAAATAACGATAACACCTTTACCTACACACCACAAATTGGCTTCACTGGTGCTGACAGTTTTACTTACACCGTGAGTGATGGCAATTTAACTAGTACAGCCACAGTTAACTTGACAGTTACCCTTGGTAGCAACCAGATTAACGGCACTAACGGTAGTGATGTATTACTGGGAACTAGCAGAATCGATGTTATCCGCGGTTTGGGGGGTAACGATATTATTAGCGGCTTAGGTAATAATGATGTCATCTATAGTGGCGATGGTAATGACATAATAGACGGCGGGGCTGGTAATGACAGCCTCTATGGTGAAAAAGGCAGTGATATCGTTTATGGTGGCGATGGTAATGACACCTTGAATGGTGGTGCTGGTGACGATATGCTGCTTGGTGATGCTGGTAATGACACCCTCATCGGCGGCTTAGGTAGAGATATTCTGGCTGGTGGAAATGGTAGAGATAGCTTTTATCTGAATAATGGGGCTGGAAATGCCGATATTATCACTGACTTTGTATCTGGTGTTGATAGCTTGGTGATTTCTCAGTCAGAGTTTGGACTGAACCAAGCAATAGGTACACTTGAGCCTAGTTTATTCCGTTTGGGTACCAGTGCAACTACAGCAAGCGATCGCTTTATCTACGACAGAAGTAGCGGTAAACTATTCTTTGATCAAGATGGTATTGGTAGTGTCGCCAAAGTTCAAATAGCCCAACTGTCTAATCGACCAACTCTGAGCAATACCGATTTTACTGTGATTGCGTAG